In a genomic window of Epinephelus fuscoguttatus linkage group LG23, E.fuscoguttatus.final_Chr_v1:
- the epdl1 gene encoding ependymin-like 1, producing MRLLVLSCLLAGCLAQKPQPCSSPPLLSGALTVSTQNEKLWTYAQYLYDALGQRIRLMEVGTYENKSFTYDALLLFKQATMYEINEHDRTCKKKPLKADFQPWAIPKDASLLGQAVLGSSSGPRQGLLVNTWTGDLPEKTGKYMTTVTEFGCIPVSTVYHTDQYGWVLTSLFNNIVGMSDPSKLNPPDFCRDSEMQADSEEEPVDFLSLFLRKNCKTHSGPGSEHSEAAAFLHLCVQRNLPSDNMRALVLFVCLTVGCLAQRPQPCTSPPLLTGRLYVSTQSENLMAYAKYSYDALGKRIRLSECGTYKNKTFHFDVLLLYEQAVMYKINYRNQTCCKKPLSVEFHPLAIPKNASLMGQTVTGSSSGPGQGLLVNNWWGELQTKRGPAKYISTVTEFGCIPVSTLFHTSKNGWVVTGFFNNVVGLTDPQWLIPPHFCDGAQLEKEDGEDPATFFSLF from the exons ATGAGACTCTTAGTATTATCATGCCTTCTGGCAGGCTGCCTGGCTCAGAAGCCTCAACCATGCT CAAGCCCTCCTCTTCTGAGCGGAGCCCTCACTGTG TCCACACAGAATGAAAAGCTGTGGACTTATGCCCAATACCTGTATGATGCACTGGGACAACGGATCCGGCTCATGGAGGTTGGCacttacgagaataagtcattCACCTATGATGCTCTGCTGCTCTTCAAACAG GCTACCATGTATGAGATTAATGAGCATGATCGGACCTGTAAGAAAAAGCCTCTGAAGGCAGACTTCCAGCCTTGGGCAATCCCAAAAGATGCATCTCTGCTGGGCCAGGCTGTTTTGGGCAGCTCCTCTGGACCCAGACAAGGACTGTTGGTCAACACTTGGACAGGAGATCTGCCCGAAAAAACAG GAAAGTACATGACTACAGTCACTGAATTTGGATGCATTCCTGTCAGCACTGTGTACCACACTGACCAGTATGGATGGGTGCTAACGAG CTTATTCAACAACATCGTCGGGATGTCAGACCCCAGTAAGCTCAACCCTCCAGACTTCTGCCGGGATTCAGAGATGCAGGCTGACAGTGAAGAGGAACCGGTAGACTTCCTCAGCTTGTTCCTCCGCAAGAATTG CAAGACACACAGCGGGCCTG GAAGTGAGCACTCTGAAGCTGCAGCAtttttgcatctgtgtgtgcagaggaATCTACCATCAGACAACATGAGAGCCCTCGTCCTGTTTGTGTGCTTGACAGTGGGCTGCCTCGCTCAGAGGCCACAGCCATGCA CATCTCCACCACTGCTGACTGGAAGGCTCTATGTG TCCACCCAAAGTGAGAATCTGATGGCATATGCCAAGTACAGCTATGACGCACTGGGAAAGCGCATCCGTCTATCAGAATGTGGAACTTACAAGAACAAGACCTTCCACTTtgatgtacttttactttacgaACAG GCTGTCATGTACAAGATTAACTACAGGAACCAAACATGCTGCAAGAAACCACTGAGTGTAGAGTTCCACCCGCTAGCCATCCCGAAGAATGCTTCCCTGATGGGGCAGACTGTGACAGGCAGCTCATCTGGTCCAGGACAAGGGTTGCTGGTCAACAACTGGTGGGGAGAGCTGCAGACGAAGAGGGGACCAG CAAAGTACATCAGCACCGTCACTGAGTTTGGATGCATTCCTGTCAGCACTCTGTTTCATACCAGTAAAAACGGATGGGTCGTGACAGG CTTCTTCAACAACGTCGTGGGACTGACAGACCCTCAATGGCTCATCCCTCCACATTTTTGTGATGGCGCCCAGCTGGAGAAAGAGGATGGTGAGGATCCAGCGACCTTCTTCagcttgttttaa
- the LOC125883679 gene encoding C-type mannose receptor 2-like, with translation MDQLADTVSSSGHNSDVWIGLYSVVDWRWSDGYNGSGAEYRNWQNRIDNEPDFYSFHQFCVIIGSAGGWWDDSCSISYPFICYRGTQLEPQFVLVPNGKNWSDAQRHCRENFIDLATVRSGTENQEIHSLVPSDAWVWIGLSRDPNMYWSDGSGYTFSFLSTGSINISSTSIICGTALQKSGKLRHCESRFPFVCYSVPPPPPLMRQVVKLRIEPDDPSVDVNDPAVKANILKKLQDRLKEKGMSGVTLKWREQPDGKVFHKEKKSSRKKTEL, from the exons ATGGACCAACTTGCCGACACAGTTTCATCTTCTGGCCACAACTCTGACGTCTGGATTGGTCTGTACAGTGTAGTTGACTGGAGGTGGTCAGACGGCTACAATGGGAGTGGAGCGGAATATAGGAACTGGCAAAACCGTATTGACAACGAACCAGACTTTTACTCATTCCATCAATTCTGTGTGATCATTGGAAGCGCCGGAGGGTGGTGGGATGATTCATGCTCAATATCCTACCCATTTATCTGTTACAGAG GAACACAGCTGGAGCCTCAGTTTGTTTTAGTCCCGAATGGAAAGAATTGGTCCGATGCTCAGAGGCACTGCAGGGAGAACTTCATAGATCTGGCCACTGTGAGGAGCGGCACTGAGAACCAGGAGATCCACAGCTTGGTGCCGAGTGATGCCTGGGTGTGGATTGGTTTGTCCAGAGACCCCAACATGTACTGGTCAGATGGGAGTGGCTACACATTTAGCTTCTTGTCCACAGGTTCAATCAACATTAGCTCGACGAGCATCATATGTGGTACAGCTCTGCAGAAATCAGGAAAGCTGAGGCACTGTGAATCTAGATTTCCATTTGTCTGCTACAGCGTCCCTCCACCTC CACCTTTAATGAGACAGGTGGTAAAGCTGAGGATCGAGCCAGACGACCCCTCTGTGGATGTGAATGACCCTGCTGTGAAAGCAAACATCCTAAAAAAG CTCCAGGACAggctgaaggagaaaggaatGAGTGGTGTCACCCTGAAGTGGAGAGAGCAGCCCGATGGGAAAGTCTTccacaaggagaaaaaaagttcaCGGAAGAAAACTGAGCTCTGA